The nucleotide window ATTACTACATTAAAATCAAAATTGTACAGTACAACTCGTTTTAATTATTAGTTATATTTGTAAAAAAAAAATAATGAAAATTGAAAAAACAAAAATCACATCTTACCTAAATAGCTATATTTCTGTTATTTCGCGTGAAGAGCCTTTTTTTCAATCCCCATTTCATTCGCATCCAGAACTAGAATTAGTTTATATAAAAGAAAGCTACGGAAAGAGAATTGTGGGAAATTCTGTAGAACCATTTGTATCGGGAGATATGGTATTTCTTGGTTCTGATATTCCCCACGTATGGTTGAACGATGAAATATATTATAAAGGCATTAATACATTAAAAGCCGAGGCGATAGTTGTTTATTTTAACAAAGATATTTTTGGCCCTATTTTTTATGAATTAAAAGAGACACAAAAAATAAGCAGTCTTTTTAATCAAGCCACGAGAGGTCTTTCCATTACAGGAAAAACCAACGAAATAATTGCAAAAAAATTAGAAAAGCTTGTTCATAAAAAAAACTTCGAAATCATTATTGGCCTTTTCGAAATTTTATCAATTCTCTCAGAGAGTGACGATATTTCATTTGTAAATAATGAAGCCTATATTCCAGCCAATAACCAAACTAAAAACGATCGTCTTTCGGATGTTTTCGAATATGTAAAAGTCAATTTCAAACAAGATATCTCACTTGATGAAATTGCTAAAATTGCAAATTTGACCCCAACATCATTTTGTCGAATGTTCAAAGCAAAAACCCAAAAACATTTTGTTGAATATCTCAACGAAATAAGGGTTTCTAACGCCTGTAAATTCCTTATTGAAACTGACATGGGAATGTCTGAAATAGCTTATGAATGTGGTTATAAAACAGCATCGAATTTCAATAAACTTTTCAAAAAACTAACGGGAACCACACCAAAAGAATACCGAAAAAAAACCGAAAATTAATTTTCGACATTTAATTGATAGATTCTTTTGGCAGCTAAATAACTGTTAAAAAAAATAACGATTATTCACTAATTTTTGGTTTGCCCTTTGAAAGGATAATTAACGACTAAACTAGGATAATTTTTGATTAGCATACCTGCCTGAGGTATTATATCTTTCGAAATCTAAAATAATATTAATTTTAACAATTTTTGCATGGCAATAGCACCACAATCAGTTAAGCAGAACAGCAATGGATCAAACGATAATAAAAAATGGTTATTCCCTTTTATATTAGTAACCAGTTTGTTTTTTTTCTGGGGATTTGTACACAATCTAGATCCAATACTTATTCCGCATTTAAGAAAAGCATTTAATCTTAGCGATCTACAATCTTCTTTAATTGATTCTTCGGTCTTTATTGCCTATTTTGTTATGGCACTTCCGGCGGGTTACATCATGAGAAAATACGGATACAAGTCGGGAATTAT belongs to Flavobacterium gilvum and includes:
- a CDS encoding AraC family transcriptional regulator, encoding MKIEKTKITSYLNSYISVISREEPFFQSPFHSHPELELVYIKESYGKRIVGNSVEPFVSGDMVFLGSDIPHVWLNDEIYYKGINTLKAEAIVVYFNKDIFGPIFYELKETQKISSLFNQATRGLSITGKTNEIIAKKLEKLVHKKNFEIIIGLFEILSILSESDDISFVNNEAYIPANNQTKNDRLSDVFEYVKVNFKQDISLDEIAKIANLTPTSFCRMFKAKTQKHFVEYLNEIRVSNACKFLIETDMGMSEIAYECGYKTASNFNKLFKKLTGTTPKEYRKKTEN